The window AAAAGGGCTGTAGCTGAATTAACTGAATTAAATCATTTCATTAAATGGTTTTAGATCACCATGTGAGCGCCTCAATCATGAGTCGATTCAATTTCGTTCTGTTTGGTGGTTGAGACGTTTTATTTAATAGCAACCCTTCATCCTTGCACAGTTTACCATGAAATACATATTTTCAACTTCTGAACCATCCTTGAGCATCCTTTTATGAACCCAGCTGATGTCTCTCAAAAAGTGCAAGCCCAATCTTGTTCTCGTGGTCACTGGCCAGCCTGTGGAGTCTGAGCTGCATGTGCATGAGATTCTCCTCCAGGCTGGACAAGTGCCTCTCCAGGGAGGATGCTAGGAGCTGGCGGGCGAACGCCGACTCCCTCGCCTGGGCCAGCTGCTCCTTGACACTGTGCATGGCGTGGAACACAAATTACAGGTAGCACAAGATGGGGGATGACAATGGCTGGAGCATAAATGAGCCAGATGTCAATCTAAAAATTACAATTGAGATTGTAAATTCAGTATTGACAAATACATGCCACCAAATGGCAGTGTTGCCTTCTaatataattgtgtgtgtgcgtgtaaaacTCAATTTTAACGTAGTCCCACTTTGCTACAACgttcccaaaatgatttgccCTTTGTCAAGATGAAGGTCTTCCACTAAATGGTAGCTAATGACAGAATGTAGTTGTAATATCATAAAAAGGGGCTCTAATGCCTTCGAGAGTTGCTGTCCAGACTCATACAAAGACAGTGAATCACCTGGTGAGAAGTCCTCCGTCTTTGCCGTCTTTCCTCTTCTCCTCCAGGGAGACGAAGACCTTCTCCATTGTGTCCAGGGCCTCCGCCACACTGCGGTGGTCCGAGAGCACCCCGTCCACCTCGTCTCTGGCCTGCCGCTGGTAGGAGAGTCCCCCTTTCTCCACGCGGCAAGAGATCATCACATCCTCCAGGGCAGCCCGGTTCTGCAACGCCAGCAGGCGGGAGCGGCCCAGCTCCTCGGGCCTGGCTACGTTCTCCCAACAGATTCCCGGCGTGGACGAAGGCAACCAGAAGCGCTGAGTGCAGTTCATGGACCCCAGGGGACTCTGCCCTACCGCTGCTGCTTCAGGGGGGCTGTCAGCGAGGAAGCGGTATACAGGGGAGAAACCGGAACCCCACTCGTCATTGGTCCAGTTGTCCTCATCTACAGAGACGTCTTCACGGGAGGCCCACGCACAGAAGCCCAGCAAGAGCCAGGTCCAACTCCACATTAATCCGCAGAACATCTCGAAACTCtagaaaaaataatttcttgtAGATTGGGacatttggaaaatatttttaatacagTTTTGAACTGGTTTATGCAAATACTGTAGACACGCTGGAATTTTTTTACTGATGTCATACTAtgtattaaattaaatttgaatcaaacattaaaagcaaaccccccctccaaaatattttaaaagcctTTCCTTGCATGACAAACTTGTGTTAATTCTTGCAACCTCAAAGGACGTGGCATAATAGGCCCACTCAAAACGTACTTCATAAGTCCCAATAAACATCTTTTGGAATTTCTTCACATACGTATGAGTATGAAAACTGCAAAGGTTCCCAAGCTCTGTTTGAGACAATATGTAACAAGACTGGCAGGTAATTAGGACTGGAAAAACTAAGACACATCCTGTCATGTATATTGAATGCTGTTACGTCATCACACACAAATACTTGCCTTATTATCGAAACGAAATGTCCGTCCTTGCTTGCACGTAAACCTTCCGAGGACCGTGTGAGCGAGTGAAAGACGTGCAAAATAGTCCTGCCGAGCTCGTCCGATCCGGCTGCCTGAAGTCATCGGAAAGAATGAGTGCTGGCCCATACCGCGCGCTCACCCTTTACTGGCCGCCGCCACCAGCAACAGCGCGGAAACTTTAACTCGTCAAGAGCAGACTGCACACACGGATAGGAAGTATGTTGTTGTCTTGATGGAAAAATAGACAAAAACTGATCTGAGTTCCAAAACAACAGTTTGAAAATGTGTTCAagcaacattttcttttgtgtgtgtttgtggttgtATATGAACATACCACATGTCTTTATAAAGCCCCAAGCCAGAAAGACATAAGCACTTTGGAATTTGAAGTGAGTGCAATACATTACTGCACAATCCTTCAAATCAATGCAGAGTTACACACCGTGGTCACTTGATTAGGAACGCCCAACAGTCAGCCTAATAACCTCTCTCAGATTTGTTTCGTTGTACTGAAGTGAAGTAAAGTGAAATTTATCTTTGAACATAACATCGACCAAACACAaaatccttttttattttttaacattttcacaTAATTTCATGGCACTTAAATCAAAATGCTCAAAAAAAGAGAAGGAAGAAGCTgttgcttgtttttttcctaCCCCTTTTATCCATCAACCTTCTCAACATGGTTgcttgttagttttttttcaaagtacaGAAACCTGATTTATCGGAGGAAGATAATTTTAGAAATGAAAAGCAGTTTATACAATAATattctggaaagaaaaataaagaaataagatATGGACTATATAGCTGAAAACAGACCGGCAGAAAatttcaattaccgttttttccccatgtataatgtgcaaaatgtaacttattgtcctaaaatctggggtgcgcattatacatgggtacaaaaaaatataatatatatatgtatatatttttaatcaggatatgatacggaggccgccattacagatgcgctttcttctctgctgttcacttcaaacacgctccatacgaacacaatgctctcgtatcagacgcttgctcgatcacctgctcgtttgctgtcacaatgtaccctacacaaatccgaaacatttcttcgctatcgagtttgctagcgcatgcgaagtgatactgaccggcagaataacatccggttgatcccaaagaagattttttttctgaaataattttacgtttacggacttaagtaggagtaaaaatttgggtgcgtaatatacatgggtacaggcttttttccagcatcaacatgccatttttagggtgcgtattatacatgggggcgcattatacatggaaaaatacggtactataatTTTCtagtgtaacatttttaaagtgTTCTTTGAATTGGGCAATGTGTTTACTTTCTTTGATCGTTACAGGTAACTTATTCCATAGCTTTCCCCCCATGACAGATATGCACATGCTTTTCAGGGTGGTGCGCACCTTAGGTTGTAAAAGATTCCCTCCTTCTTAAATTGTAAACACTTTCTCTTTCTATGAAccatttttgtatattattaaggagtatttttttttaacttcataaATAATTTGTACGGTCTTGAAATCTACCAAATCCATAAATTCTAATGTTCGTAATTTAAGAAATAAATTATTTGTATGTTCACAATAGCCAACATTGTTGATAATTCTAATTGCCTTTTTCTGCATTGTGCATACCGTCTTTAGGGTGGTTTTGTAGGTATTGCCCCATACCTCAACACCATAGGACATGTAAGGAAGAAGCAGCGGGCAGTATAAAGTGTACATTGTTTTCTGGTTCAGTAAGCGTCTGACTTTACTAAGTATGCCCACGGTCTTTGCCAATTTTGAACAGATGTGTTTGACTTGCGGTTTCCAGCTGAGACTGTGGTCAATTATTACTCCCAGAAATGAGTTTTCATAAACTCTCATCTAATCTGGTGTTATCACACAATACTTCAATAGTTATGTTTTCTGGGAGTTTTCGTTTCCCAAAGATCATAAAATTGGTTTTCTTTATGCTAAGAgataatgttggaataatttaagtaaagccttgtcatttatgagtttatggctttcctttcatctaggttctttctctttagtgacagggatttcttttgatccctgtggattgtatccttcttgtccttatgttagctgtgtgtttttgttcctgtaagaggccttcactagcaatgagcagagcttatttgcataggcgaaatgttcttatttggttgaaagaaacttcattccttttagttaactgtaggtttggttcatagatggttacaagttatcccatatttactcaatgtttgttcaagtgtttaggacaagtcactcattcttattgcgtgttaatttactaagtagataaagtctagcaaaggtctagttgcattgttccacaggaaaacggcaatagaagttatctgatctcattcgcggacgactcggccaacaactggagaagaacagatggacaaactctgcgggggtcacgggccgacaatgaagtgctaattcacaccacactacattcttttgctaatcagcgttgctacagacacaatcttccctccctttagtgtagcaacgcctctgtaaccagggcaaccaaaacattaaatagaggagcacgtggagggagaactcagaattgatggagattgtaactgagtttcctctctctattgttctcctcgcgagtaaacctgttctggttcttttctcctcttccttccagcgtgtggttaaatgtctgatggtatttagacccgACAGATAATTTGTTTGAGTCAAACCACGGTTTTAGCTTGGCAAGCTCATCAGAAACAGTCATCAGTTGCTGTAGGTTCTCTCTTTCACAAAAGCTATGTCATCAGCAAATATGACAGATTTTAAAATCTTAGAGGTGTTAATTATATCATTAGTATATAATATGAATAGTTTTGGTCCCAATATTGATCCTTATGGAACACCGCAGTTTATATTCAAAAGCATTGACTTTTTCTCTCCCATCTGCACAAACTGTTGCCTATGTTCTAAGTATCTTTTTATCCAACTGAACCCTATTCCCCTAATCCCATACCTTTCCAATTTCTGAAGCAAAATGTCATGATTAATTGTATCAAAGGCCTTTTTAAGGTCAATAAAAACTCCTACGGCAAACTTCTTGTCGTCAATGCTTGTTGACAGTTTTTCCACAAGGTCAATTATTGCTAAAGATGCAGATCGCTTTGGCCTAAAACCATATTGACTATCAGTGAATATCTCACACTCTAACAGCAATTACCTTCTCCAAGATTTTGGAAAATTTGGGAAGCAATGAGACTGGCCTGTAGTTGGTATAAAGATTCTTCTCACCGGCCTTATAGATGGGAACGACTTTGGCTATTTTCCTTTTTGTGGGAAAGGAGCCCAGTTTCAGCGAGAGGTTGCAGATATGTGCTATGAGATCTGCTATAGCTACTATTACATATTTAATTAGGTATAGATCAATATCCTCACAGTCCCTTGATGTTTTGTTCTTAAATTGTTTAACTATATCAATCATTTCAGTTTTATCTGTATTTCTCAGAAAGATGGTAGCCAGGTTTCCTTCCCCACAAAATTGTGATACACCTCCCCTTTGTGGAGGGATTATCTCATCTGCCAGTTTAGGCCCTACATTCACAAAGAATTAGTCACATCCTGCCACCACTTCATCACTATTATTAATTATCTTACCATTTTCAAAGAATTCATTTGCGAATCTGGCACTtatcctttttcttcttttaattgAGTTTAAAATATTCTATGTGAGCGGCTCggaggggcactgggtagcacgttcgcctcacagttaggagggtgcgggttcgactccacctccggccctggatagatggatggatattccATGTGCtctttatattatttttatttgtttccaaCAGTTTACTATAATAATCTTTCTTACATTTTCTAGGAATTTCTGTTAGTTTATTTTTATATCTTTTATATTTACTTTCTTTCTCCTCAGTTCTGTGTTTAATAAAGTCTTTATATaattcagtctttttttttgcaggcattCAACAGACCCCTGGTCGTTTTGAAGGTTTTTTTGGTCGCTGAATTGGACAGTTTTTATGATAGTCAAAAAAGTATTTAGAAATAAATTATAGGTTgcatcaacaaaaacaaaacatcctcTTTTTCATAAACATTCCTCCAGTCTTGAGCTATCAGATCGTTTCTAAATGCGTTCAGAGTGCCATTTGTTCTTAATCTCCTTTGTATGTTTACTTTGCTATTGTCTAAATTCTTATGTTTACATTCATGGATAACACACCGGCAGATGGTCAGTGATATCGTTtattaataccgtttttttccatgtataatgcgcaaaattcaactaatttattgtcctaaaatctggggtgccaatatacatgggtacaatttttttttttttatttaatttaatttaaaaaaatattttttttgtttgttttgtaagaaaatcatggtacaacaatttttgaagaaaatcttgtcatggatggagtgtggaaaggagcagggcgaccaagtctgatgcgaatagtccacttcttgactgacaatgaatgtgatagtttaatacaatcagcaaataacaaaatgcgtattacagataatattaagttttaagttataagttttggtttccaagggtgtttttattcctcttcaacttctctcccatacagagccgcctttttcacatgtccgcgcgtcactttcctcttttcatctgatcgcggaaatcaacgccaacaaaaaaaatacatccagcctagttaagaccataccaaagactataaaaatgggacccattgcctccctgcttgacactcagcattaagggttggaattggggggttagatcaccaaatgattcccgagcgcggcgccgctgctgctcactgctcccctctcccccaggggatggatcaaaatcacacggggatgggtaaaatgcagaggacaaatttcaccacacccaagatgcgtgtgtgacgatcattgggacttagaaaaaaagaaaattgggggtgcgttttatacatgggtacaggcttttttccagcatcgagatgccatttttagggtgcgtattatacatgggggcgcattatacatggaaaaaaacggtaacccaCTTTCTAAATTACTTTCTAAATTACTTGTCATATTATTAGTAAGAATATTGTCTATCACTGATGCCGAGTGGGTGGTAATTCTGCTTGGTTTGGTTATGCTAGGACATAATCCTTTAATCCATCGCATCTATAAAATCTTCTATCGCAGGtcttttatttggatttaaGAAGTCTATATTATAGTCCCCACATAAAAAGGCTACCTTCTGCTCGGTGTTTGAttgaatatttgaatatttattgatccccaggggtggggaaattcaggccccagcagtacccataccacagagtgggtatacaaaaaacacacagatggcatgagcgcaactcaataggctctcacaaggctgccacacaacggcgccacaaagaaagtcagaaagtgcacaagataaaagccatcaaagcaaatcaaagctaaaagacaaaggaaaaaaaagcaacagcggccacctagcacccctcaatacaagagaacaccccaaaacacacaaaatagcctccacggggtccatcgacaggtgtaagggcagtccagttcaacggcgcccaatggaccgtggtggtgaatcggtgaaaacatcacaaagcaggcaaacgtgtgagcagcgtcccgggcaccctgtcgtGCAGATGGATCGCCTCAAATACTTCTTTGAAATTTTCAATACTACAGTTGGGTGGTCTTTAAACACAGCTAACAATGACATTCTTCATTTTACCCATATCAATTTCAACAGTAATACAttctgttaggatacggattttagctattgatctgactccaaattgtgatcaacacttaacacaagaattgctatgttctaatccacacactggcgcacctaacaattttgcgagttcgttctgtcaaagagaagaccacgagatcaatcagaccgaatttaccaattgtttaatcttgacaaagcaagctaatacaggcgcctgggtcttgggtccttaacacaaaaactcgtgtgccttcgtgaccagaaaagacgacacattcttccgggttgcccagttttaaagaaacacaatatgaatattcaaacatgcaaaagattgtgtggtgattggtcgatgatccgtggtcatctcctcctcgtttgggttttcccctgctcagcacaggtgtctggaccacaaagacgagttgtttttcgcgttcccatcggccttgagatatgctccctttccggacctcctgttccacaatactttgaagaaaacaaattcatgtagcctgcacattcctttccacttattaagcgaccacactactactagaaattatattgatatggttatatgtgtctaacggagccttaatcaaacgtgtttgcaaactgccgaaagtacatttccctttaattcACATAAGTCATCAATAACAGTtgtcattaggggtgtaaatcgcgggttttttcacaatacgatataatatcgatataaagaactacgatacgatatttgccgatatcttaaagcctgctgcgattcattcacgatatatcgcgatatagtgctctacgatcgatttttttttttttttttttaataaaaaatatagaacaatatcctgatttataacaattcatacgcaaaatcaacaaggtactgcaaactctttatttaggaaattacaagagtattgtagtatacaaagtgcttattttaacactgaactttgatgtcgtgttttttctttaaatgtgcggcgagatttgtgctccctgaatatttgatcaccgcatggcaggatttacaaactgcacgtgtcttgtccgttgagccatcttttctttggaatccatagtgcttccaaacgaatgacttgaagcctaaaggggagcaaatttcctcgtctctttggacactagccatagcaccagcccaggagccgcgtgctagttgtcgcctcccctttcacgcgcgtgctctgctcacaacacaacaacgccggaaagaggaagcaagcaacaatgaactggatttcaaaataaagtcgcgtctaatgtccgaggtcaaacacggcgatataaatcgatgtttacctttagcatcgatgccaataaatcgtagagcattatatcgattaatcgatgtgtatcgatgtatcgttacaccacTACTGAGAacccatcgctctatacgagcacatggtttggatcttttactgtatatgacttctaatggcttgtggtctgtgattaagtcaaacctacgtccgtacacatatggatgtagcctttcgcatgcccaaactaatgctagggcctccctttctgtttgtgagtatctgcgttcacaatctgtcagactacgactaacgtagcacactggtacctcctcagaatcttgtttttgtacaagcactgcgcctaagcctacaggacttgcatctgcgattattctggtaggagcctctttgtcaaaataagctaaagtacctgccctggctagttcagtctttaaagtctgaaatgctcgtttttgttctggtccaaacacaaatgtagtctctttcctggtcaatctcctcagtggttcagagagcgttgcaaactggggtataaatctactgctgaatcctaccagtcctaggaaacttctcacttcagctgccgtttttggttctctggcatccttaacagctctcactctctcctcagttggtccaatgcctttctggatcaacaatatgcccatgaaaacaagtctgtccatgttaaattggcatttttccacattcagtgttaatccgcattctgaaagtcttttcatgactgcgtgcaggcgcttgtcatgtgtcacctggtctggagcgtgtatgatcacgtcatctgagatgttctccacaccctcgatgcctgctagtgcattggctatctcgtgctggtattgctcactagcggacgagactccaaatatcagtcttttgtacctgtaagcaccattatgcacagcaaacgttgttatttctctggactctggggttagctctaactgatggtagccccatttgagatcaagtttactgaatattgcagaaccattcagaccttgcagtatttcatctACTGTAGGGATggggtatctctccctcacaatagcctcattagcttttctcatgtctaaacacatcctaatgtctttgtcatgtttctttgggagaatcactactggatttacccagggagtaggaccttcaaccttctccacaatgtccatgtccatcagttccttgattttcttctcgactgcatcccgcaaatgatagggtatccgtctcagtggttgagcgactggtttcacatttgggtctatgtacagtgagatttgtttggtgtttaatttacctactcctttgaacacatttcaatactgttgttgcagaatacttttaacatctgtgattgctgcaacactttcccctatttttagtaccgtattttccgccctataaggcgcacctaaaaacctaaaattttctcaaaaaccaacagtgcgccttatggtccggtgcgccttatatatggaccaaattcccaaatttaaactggcccaaagcattgtgtcatgaaatcaatcataagtggcccgctgaagactatgaattgatcattattttatgattataaagtaatctgttccgtctgaagttgaaataaaaaagataaaatggcgaatgatttgatttggattaaaaatctgacatgaagcattaatggtgcgccttatagtccggtgcgccttatataaggataaagttttaaaatgggccattcattgaaggtgcgccttatagtccggtgcgccttataggccggaaaatacggtactccaagcttaatagctgtctttttaccaaggagtggttcaccattacctctaatcacaatgaattcagcttcttcagtcttgtcacctatctcgattacacatttgaaagcacctttgacagatagtgtctgggttgaggaatatgcatacatatttctctgctctttgggcacatatgattcac of the Syngnathus typhle isolate RoL2023-S1 ecotype Sweden linkage group LG20, RoL_Styp_1.0, whole genome shotgun sequence genome contains:
- the si:ch211-57n23.1 gene encoding uncharacterized protein si:ch211-57n23.1 isoform X2; this encodes MFCGLMWSWTWLLLGFCAWASREDVSVDEDNWTNDEWGSGFSPVYRFLADSPPEAAAVGQSPLGSMNCTQRFWLPSSTPGICWENVARPEELGRSRLLALQNRAALEDVMISCRVEKGGLSYQRQARDEVDGVLSDHRSVAEALDTMEKVFVSLEEKRKDGKDGGLLTSVKEQLAQARESAFARQLLASSLERHLSSLEENLMHMQLRLHRLASDHENKIGLALFERHQLGS
- the si:ch211-57n23.1 gene encoding uncharacterized protein si:ch211-57n23.1 isoform X1 translates to MGQHSFFPMTSGSRIGRARQDYFARLSLAHTVLGRFTCKQGRTFRFDNKSFEMFCGLMWSWTWLLLGFCAWASREDVSVDEDNWTNDEWGSGFSPVYRFLADSPPEAAAVGQSPLGSMNCTQRFWLPSSTPGICWENVARPEELGRSRLLALQNRAALEDVMISCRVEKGGLSYQRQARDEVDGVLSDHRSVAEALDTMEKVFVSLEEKRKDGKDGGLLTSVKEQLAQARESAFARQLLASSLERHLSSLEENLMHMQLRLHRLASDHENKIGLALFERHQLGS